In Canis lupus dingo isolate Sandy chromosome 1, ASM325472v2, whole genome shotgun sequence, a single genomic region encodes these proteins:
- the TMEM160 gene encoding transmembrane protein 160, whose protein sequence is MGGGWWWARAARLARLRFRGALLPPPRPRSGGARGSFAPGHGPRAGASPPPVSELDRADAWLLRKAHETAFLSWFRNGLLASGIGVISFMQSDMGREAAYGFFLLGGLCVVWGGSSYVVGLAALRGPMQLSLGGAAASVGAVLAVGLLWACAVGLYMGQLELDVELVPEDDGTAAAEGPDEAGRPPPE, encoded by the exons ATGGGAGGCGGCTGGTGGTGGGCTCGGGCTGCCCGACTGGCCCGGCTCCGCTTCCGGGGGGCGCTGCTGCCGCCTCCGCGGCCCCGGAgcgggggcgcccgggggtcCTTCGCCCCCGGCCACGGCCCCCGCGCTGGGGCTTCGCCGCCCCCCGTGTCCGAGCTGGACCGTGCGGACGCCTGGCTCCTCCGGAAGGCGCACGAGACAG CCTTCCTCTCCTGGTTCCGCAATGGCCTCCTGGCATCAGGCATCGGGGTCATCTCCTTCATGCAGAGTGACATGGGTCGGGAAGCTGCCTACG GCTTCTTCCTGCTGGGCGGCCTGTGCGTGGTGTGGGGTGGCTCCTCCTACGTGGTGGGCCTGGCGGCGCTGCGAGGACCCATGCAGCTGTCATTGGGGGGCGCGGCAGCCAGCGTGGGGGCCGTGCTGGCTGTAGGCCTGCTGTGGGCTTGTGCTGTCGGCCTTTACATGGGCCAActggagctggatgtggaactGGTGCCCGAGGACGATGGGACAGCCGCTGCTGAAGGCCCCGATGAAGCAGGCCGGCCACCGCCAGAGTGA
- the NPAS1 gene encoding neuronal PAS domain-containing protein 1: MAAPYPGGGGGGGELKCGAGRGRSVPWDFLPGLVVKAPPGPCLQAQRKEKSRNAARSRRGKENLEFFELAKLLPLPGAISSQLDKASIVRLSVTYLRLRRFAALGAPPWGLRATGPPAGLAPGHRGPMALVSEVFEQHLGGHILQSLDGFVFALNQEGKFLYISETVSIYLGLSQVELTGSSVFDYIHPGDHSEVLEQLGLRTPTPGPPTPPSVPSSSSSSSSSSLADTPEIEASAAEAPPFSRVQERSFFIRMKSTLTKRGLHVKASGYKVIHVTGRLRARSLGLVALGHTLPPAPLAELPLHGHMIVFRLSLGLTILACESRVSDHMDLGPSELVGRSCYQFVHGQDAARIRQSHLDLLDKGQVMTGYYRWLQRAGGFVWLQSVATVAVSGKSPGERHVLWVSYVLSQAEGGQTPLDAFQLPASVACEDISSPEPEPTEPEPPAEGKQAAPLDKDEAPRSRGKRIKVEPGPGEAKDPEDSGDEEPSSHPALPRPEFTSVIRAGALKQDLVRPWGLGPPGDPPPSLLHASFLPPVVRGLCTPGAIRYGPAELGLMYPHLQRLGPGPTLPEAFYPTLGLSYPGPTGARVQRKGD, translated from the exons ATGGCGGCCCCCtaccccggcggcggcggcggcggcggcgagctcAAGTGCGGGGCAGGTCGCGGCCGCAGCGTCCCGTGGGACTTTCTGCCGGGGCTGGTGGTCAAGGCCCCGCCCGGACCCTG CCTGCAGGCGCAGCGCAAGGAGAAGTCCCGGAACGCGGCGCGCTCGCGGCGCGGAAAGGAGAACCTGGAGTTCTTCGAGCTGGCCAAGCTGCTCCCGCTGCCCGGAGCCATCTCGAGCCAGCTGGACAAGGCGTCCATCGTGCGCCTCAGCGTCACCTACCTCCGCCTGCGCCGCTTCGCCGCCCTCGGGGCGCCGCCCTGGGGACTGCGGGCCACGGGGCCACCGGCCGGCCTGG ccccaggccaccgGGGGCCCATGGCGCTGGTCTCCGAAGTCTTTGAGCAGCACCTGGGTGGACACATCTTACAG TCCCTGGATGGCTTCGTGTTTGCCTTGAACCAGGAAGGGAAGTTCCTCTACATCTCGGAGACCGTCTCCATTTATCTGGGCCTCTCGCAG GTGGAGCTGACGGGTAGCAGCGTCTTCGACTACATCCACCCCGGGGACCACTCGgaggtgctggaacaattgggcCTCCggacccccacccccgggcctcccaccccgccctccgtgccctcctcttcctcctcctcgtcTTCGTCCTCGCTTGCGGATACCCCTGAGATCG AGGCCAGCGCCGCGGAGGCGCCTCCCTTCTCCCGGGTCCAGGAGCGCTCCTTCTTCATCCGCATGAAATCCACCCTCACCAAGAGGGGGCTGCACGTCAAGGCCTCGGGGTACAAG GTCATCCACGTGACGGGGCGCCTTCGGGCCCGCTCCCTGGGCCTTGTGGCTCTGGGCCACACCTTGCCCCCCGCCCCACTGGCCGAGCTGCCACTACACGGACACATGATCGTCTTCCGTCTCAGCCTGGGTCTCACCATCCTTGCTTGTGAGAGCAG AGTCAGCGATCACATGGACCTGGGGCCCTCAGAGCTCGTGGGTCGCAGCTGCTACCAGTTTGTCCATGGACAGGATGCAGCCAGGATCCGCCAGAGCCACCTGGACC TGCTGGACAAGGGGCAGGTGATGACCGGTTACTACCGCTGGCTGCAACGGGCTGGGGGCTTCGTGTGGCTGCAGTCCGTGGCCACCGTGGCTGTGAGTGGGAAGAGCCCCGGGGAGCGCCACGTGCTCTGGGTCAGCTATGTGCTCAG CCAAGCCGAGGGTGGCCAGACCCCCCTGGATGCCTTCCAGCTTCCAGCCAGCGTGGCCTGTGAGGACATATCCAGCCCAGAGCCAGAGCCCACAG AGCCAGAGCCTCCAGCAGAAGGGAAGCAAGCTGCCCCCCTAGACAAGGATGAGGCTCCCCGGAGCCGGGGCAAACGCATCAAAGTGGAGCCTGGCCCAGGGGAGGCTAAAGACCCAGAGGACAGTGGAGACGAGGAGCCATCCAGCCACCCAGCCCTGCCGAGGCCTGAGTTCACTTCTGTTATCCGGGCAGGGGCCCTGAAGCAGGACCTGGTgcggccctggggcctggggcctcccggagaccccccaccttccctcctccaTGCCAGCTTCCTGCCCCCCGTCGTGCGGGGCCTGTGCACCCCCGGCGCCATCCGCTACGGTCCTGCGGAGCTGGGCCTCATGTACCCACACCTCCAGAGGCTGGGCCCGGGCCCCACCCTCCCCGAGGCCTTCTACCCGACCCTGGGCCTGTCATACCCGGGGCCCACAGGCGCCAGGGTGCAGCGGAAGGGGGACTGA